A window of the Paenibacillus woosongensis genome harbors these coding sequences:
- a CDS encoding ArnT family glycosyltransferase — MLNRAIRCHPPKPRLAIVLVILIFALAAFLRIDFLTSVHHKVSHDSIYYDEMVRQLLETGVYAYKDTEPNAQVTPGYPLFMAAVYKLADYERQDPFPAIRYTQVVMSLLTLWLIYVIAKRLGGRTAGIVALLIGAVYPPFVWSNASILTETLATLFFAAYVYLQLLVFERKTPALALLGGAAMGLLVLTRPEFLILLFLIYVFHYFWQKETRTTLKLFLFTVIGTAAVLSPWVVRNMITLNEVVVASTQVNPFQAGTYPDKNYDDGLVDRRGKTQMEIAKERLKIGFTEHTWEFAKWYTYGKLKHTYSKMYFGSGHEPLYPVIPFVPWSWLNWLHRGLVFSALASLFVFARKWRQPAAILAIILVTMSLVRLVFVPEYRYNYTVMPFIIIIDSIVGVAMIRKWLPAKQTVLTAERSVNDVSPSPSSPQS; from the coding sequence ATGCTGAATAGAGCAATTCGTTGTCATCCGCCTAAACCGAGGCTCGCCATTGTACTCGTGATACTTATTTTCGCCTTGGCTGCCTTTCTGAGAATAGATTTTCTCACCTCTGTCCACCACAAGGTATCCCATGATTCCATTTATTACGACGAAATGGTGAGGCAGCTTCTGGAGACAGGGGTTTATGCCTATAAAGATACGGAGCCCAACGCCCAGGTTACGCCGGGATACCCTTTATTCATGGCTGCGGTCTATAAGCTGGCCGATTATGAGCGCCAGGATCCTTTTCCGGCAATCCGGTACACCCAGGTGGTGATGAGTCTCCTGACGTTATGGCTGATCTATGTTATTGCCAAAAGGCTTGGGGGACGGACTGCCGGCATCGTGGCCTTATTGATTGGAGCCGTATATCCGCCGTTTGTCTGGAGCAATGCGAGTATTCTCACCGAGACCTTGGCGACATTGTTCTTCGCGGCCTACGTCTATCTGCAGCTCCTTGTATTCGAAAGGAAGACGCCCGCCCTTGCTTTACTAGGCGGGGCCGCCATGGGACTCCTTGTGCTGACCCGGCCTGAATTTTTGATACTCCTGTTTCTGATCTATGTTTTTCATTATTTTTGGCAAAAGGAAACACGTACGACCTTAAAGCTGTTTTTGTTTACCGTGATCGGGACGGCCGCGGTGCTGTCTCCGTGGGTAGTACGGAATATGATTACGCTGAATGAAGTCGTGGTGGCGTCCACCCAGGTGAATCCTTTTCAAGCAGGAACCTACCCGGACAAAAACTATGATGACGGATTGGTCGACCGCCGAGGGAAGACGCAAATGGAAATTGCCAAGGAGCGCTTGAAGATCGGCTTTACGGAGCATACCTGGGAATTCGCCAAATGGTATACGTACGGCAAGCTAAAACATACGTACTCCAAAATGTACTTTGGCAGCGGTCATGAGCCGCTATATCCAGTGATTCCGTTTGTGCCATGGAGCTGGCTGAACTGGCTGCATCGCGGGCTTGTCTTCTCCGCTCTCGCCTCGCTTTTCGTATTTGCGAGAAAGTGGAGACAGCCTGCGGCAATTCTTGCGATTATCCTTGTGACGATGTCGCTGGTCAGGCTCGTTTTCGTGCCGGAATACCGGTACAACTATACGGTCATGCCGTTCATAATCATCATAGACAGCATCGTTGGCGTCGCCATGATTCGCAAATGGCTGCCTGCCAAGCAAACGGTCTTAACTGCTGAAAGGAGTGTAAACGATGTTTCACCATCGCCATCATCACCTCAATCATGA
- a CDS encoding glycosyltransferase family 2 protein — translation MFHHRHHHLNHDKILAIVPAYNEEEGIEQVIASLQKYAPYADILVVNDGSTDDTRLLAENAGAAVLHLCSNLGIGGAVQTGYRYAAEYGYDYAVQIDGDGQHDPADLAKLLCCMRKTGADMVVGSRFIEKEGFQSTFARKLGIDLLGGLVTRLTGKRITDPTSGYRLCNRRAIALFAQQYPTDYPEVEALVMLDNCQLSFQEIPVVMKERQGGVSSISPLQSIYYMCKVILAILMMKTRKKKMWEMSHET, via the coding sequence ATGTTTCACCATCGCCATCATCACCTCAATCATGACAAGATTCTCGCCATCGTACCTGCCTACAACGAGGAGGAAGGTATTGAACAAGTGATCGCTTCACTGCAGAAATATGCACCCTATGCAGACATTCTGGTGGTCAATGACGGCTCAACGGATGATACGAGACTGCTCGCAGAGAATGCGGGAGCAGCGGTTCTCCACCTCTGCAGCAACCTGGGCATCGGCGGCGCCGTACAGACCGGTTATCGGTATGCTGCAGAGTACGGTTACGATTATGCCGTCCAGATTGACGGCGATGGCCAGCATGATCCTGCTGATCTTGCCAAACTGCTCTGCTGCATGCGCAAGACAGGTGCAGATATGGTTGTAGGCTCCCGTTTTATCGAAAAAGAGGGCTTCCAGTCCACGTTCGCTAGAAAGCTCGGCATTGATCTGCTTGGGGGTCTGGTTACACGATTGACCGGAAAACGAATTACCGACCCTACCTCGGGCTACCGTTTATGCAACCGCAGGGCAATTGCTTTGTTTGCACAGCAGTATCCTACAGATTATCCAGAGGTCGAGGCTCTCGTGATGCTCGATAACTGCCAGCTGTCCTTCCAAGAAATTCCTGTGGTGATGAAAGAGCGGCAAGGCGGCGTGTCCAGCATCTCGCCTCTCCAATCCATTTATTATATGTGCAAGGTGATCTTAGCCATTCTCATGATGAAGACAAGGAAAAAGAAAATGTGGGAGATGAGTCATGAAACCTGA
- a CDS encoding DUF2304 domain-containing protein → MKPDIYLFSFIISLSFAATILYLIRNQKLKEQYALLWLTLSVMMMVLTLFPSILDDVARRIRIEYAPSLLYLLSVVGILFILLHLTMAVSSLAQRNVELIQTLALHECKIHALMKQNGQSEKEEGTEGQRAND, encoded by the coding sequence ATGAAACCTGATATCTATTTGTTCAGCTTCATCATCAGCCTCAGCTTCGCCGCGACGATTCTTTATCTCATCCGCAATCAAAAGCTGAAGGAGCAGTACGCACTGCTCTGGCTGACACTCAGCGTCATGATGATGGTTCTGACCTTATTTCCATCCATCTTGGACGATGTGGCCAGACGGATCCGCATTGAGTATGCCCCATCGCTGCTTTATTTGCTTAGTGTGGTAGGGATTTTATTTATTCTGCTTCACCTTACGATGGCCGTATCCTCACTTGCCCAGCGCAATGTGGAATTGATCCAGACCCTTGCCCTGCATGAGTGTAAAATCCATGCTTTGATGAAGCAGAACGGGCAGTCTGAGAAGGAGGAGGGAACCGAAGGTCAGCGGGCGAATGATTGA
- a CDS encoding stalk domain-containing protein: MMKIKKAILAVSLAVSQAAFVMPVYAESAYEVQDKQVQLNGVTNRLVLYLNSRKMEQNGLEYTAIREATVKQGITYVSLRSITDRLGYKVEYDANTNEALVSGGEASEARFKANRNTYILNGASYPMNGTPYMDEGVLMLPLRSLSAAYGLKITLEGSQAILELPAGTATDPEPEPERNEPPVALFATDKHKYRIGEFIRYDDQSTDDEDAIVERKWDNHEPAFFEPGIVEVTLQVTDKHGLSSTYKQQIEITSELLYTKEEFDRLFTPVGSNFEIAGSSVLSFDALPYTYRTEPYTLFRASGPETVNYEGILYQDTIEGTTLFMIHHKNDLGEKAKFYVVAENKGEAPANIEIGGLGFAGPSIHPEVAGRSAAARYFESMISGSASKSMTLVPGEKKLIFTELSAAAVPNGDVVTLNADLVSDGPIQYTVLIVKANHDPLEMISALPYLDPKESIIRGTFQDSARVFEYNGLVGTKPERLPLTDNTTDPFQKGIDGIKLTEATNSGNYGVLYYIVLHRVAPNTLITFNPRGGLYSGAARVNNDVIHIKHIGSTKDSTSVLYRTGDQEEKVELWITPAAGSNLPFTFLFLPLPEARN; encoded by the coding sequence ATGATGAAGATCAAGAAAGCAATTCTAGCTGTAAGCCTTGCCGTCTCGCAAGCGGCATTCGTTATGCCTGTGTACGCGGAGTCCGCGTACGAGGTGCAGGACAAGCAAGTGCAGCTGAATGGAGTCACGAATCGACTGGTCTTATATCTAAATAGCCGCAAAATGGAGCAAAACGGCTTAGAATACACCGCCATTCGCGAAGCAACAGTGAAGCAAGGCATAACTTATGTCAGTTTGCGTTCGATAACGGATCGCTTGGGCTACAAAGTTGAGTATGACGCAAATACGAATGAAGCGCTGGTCAGCGGCGGCGAAGCATCCGAAGCAAGATTCAAAGCAAATCGAAATACGTATATTCTAAATGGGGCATCATATCCAATGAATGGCACTCCATATATGGACGAAGGGGTTCTCATGCTTCCGCTGCGATCCTTATCCGCAGCTTACGGCCTCAAGATTACACTGGAGGGAAGCCAAGCAATCCTGGAGCTCCCCGCCGGTACTGCAACTGATCCGGAACCTGAGCCAGAGCGCAATGAACCTCCGGTTGCCTTATTTGCAACGGATAAACATAAATATCGCATAGGGGAATTCATTCGCTATGACGATCAGAGCACAGATGATGAGGATGCTATCGTGGAGCGCAAATGGGACAATCATGAGCCTGCCTTTTTCGAGCCTGGCATCGTAGAGGTGACTCTACAAGTGACCGACAAGCATGGCTTGTCCTCTACTTACAAGCAGCAGATTGAGATTACTTCAGAGCTGCTCTATACGAAAGAAGAGTTTGATCGTTTGTTCACGCCTGTGGGCAGTAATTTTGAAATTGCGGGAAGCTCCGTGCTGTCCTTTGATGCCTTACCCTATACCTATCGGACAGAGCCGTATACCTTATTTCGGGCTAGCGGCCCCGAGACTGTAAATTATGAGGGCATCCTGTATCAAGACACGATCGAAGGGACTACACTATTTATGATCCATCACAAGAACGACCTGGGTGAAAAGGCAAAATTCTATGTCGTTGCCGAGAACAAAGGCGAAGCTCCCGCCAATATCGAAATAGGCGGTCTGGGCTTCGCCGGCCCTAGCATTCATCCCGAAGTGGCGGGAAGGTCGGCTGCAGCAAGATATTTCGAATCGATGATTAGCGGCAGTGCCAGCAAGAGCATGACATTGGTGCCGGGAGAGAAGAAATTGATATTTACCGAGCTCAGCGCAGCCGCCGTACCAAACGGCGATGTCGTTACCCTGAATGCCGATCTTGTGAGCGATGGCCCTATTCAATATACCGTGCTGATCGTCAAGGCAAACCACGATCCCTTGGAGATGATTTCTGCACTGCCTTACCTTGATCCGAAGGAATCGATCATTCGGGGTACTTTCCAGGATTCGGCCCGCGTATTTGAGTATAACGGGCTGGTAGGTACGAAGCCGGAGCGGCTGCCGCTAACCGATAATACCACCGATCCTTTTCAAAAAGGCATCGACGGAATCAAGCTCACCGAAGCCACGAACTCCGGCAATTACGGAGTGCTCTATTATATCGTTCTTCATCGTGTCGCGCCTAACACGCTGATCACCTTCAACCCGCGCGGCGGCCTTTATTCTGGTGCGGCGAGAGTGAATAACGATGTCATTCATATTAAGCATATTGGATCTACCAAGGACAGCACCAGCGTCCTCTATCGAACGGGTGACCAAGAAGAAAAAGTAGAATTATGGATAACCCCGGCCGCAGGCAGCAATTTGCCGTTTACGTTTCTGTTCTTGCCGCTGCCTGAGGCGAGGAATTAA
- a CDS encoding serine/threonine protein kinase yields MNNFDRITVFPGTNTPGVPYQIGHHNPTELPYIGAGAQGAVFQISAQRCVKIFVNESDAETEARALLAAASASFIPLVYEVGRNYIVMEYFSGPGLKAFLSSRVDFPDFIAEQLVLVIKEMKRVGFTRVDTALRHVYVTPENILKVIDHVNSYRTVQPYPQRMLKSLFNIGRLQPFLAYVSHHHPELFFEWGQAQIIP; encoded by the coding sequence ATGAATAACTTCGATAGGATTACTGTTTTTCCTGGTACTAATACACCAGGTGTCCCGTATCAAATCGGTCATCATAACCCGACTGAGCTTCCTTATATTGGTGCAGGTGCTCAAGGAGCAGTATTTCAAATATCTGCCCAGCGATGCGTTAAAATTTTTGTGAATGAATCAGATGCGGAGACCGAAGCCAGGGCTCTTCTTGCGGCTGCTTCCGCTTCTTTTATTCCGCTGGTCTATGAGGTCGGCAGGAATTACATCGTGATGGAATATTTCAGCGGGCCTGGGTTAAAAGCATTTCTCTCCAGCAGAGTAGACTTTCCAGACTTTATCGCCGAACAGTTAGTATTGGTAATCAAGGAGATGAAACGGGTAGGGTTCACTCGTGTCGATACCGCATTGCGGCACGTCTATGTAACTCCTGAAAATATACTAAAGGTCATCGATCATGTGAATTCATATCGAACAGTACAGCCGTATCCTCAACGTATGCTGAAAAGCCTATTCAACATCGGCCGCCTGCAGCCTTTTCTCGCTTATGTTAGTCACCATCATCCAGAGCTTTTTTTCGAATGGGGTCAAGCGCAAATCATCCCATAG
- a CDS encoding HipA family kinase — protein sequence MLQVTQYIQPLPGWSMPHLVLCSDGNHYVIKLLSNPQGIKVLVNELICSQLAKRMNLPIPDGKVIFIPEGVTGCPSSQAGPHFGSLFIPHGILHPSDLDLARCTNIRQAADMILFDYWLDNNDRHIWTQDKQNLIIAGGPEPKLWMIDQANVFNGPHWNSETLLNKMNNYKAFWGTLYQRFVPFIDGTHPFRESLSKLHSLTRNDLFHAASNIPVEWGVSGQDVITLVNYMEHRRNAMNSLIQSIIYNFPVWYKHYKYHGGQYE from the coding sequence ATGCTACAAGTCACCCAGTATATTCAACCTTTACCAGGTTGGAGCATGCCCCATCTAGTGCTTTGCAGCGACGGAAACCATTATGTGATTAAATTGTTATCCAATCCTCAGGGAATCAAGGTTCTAGTCAACGAATTAATCTGCAGTCAATTAGCCAAAAGGATGAACCTCCCTATTCCTGACGGCAAGGTCATTTTCATACCTGAAGGAGTAACTGGCTGTCCTTCCTCACAAGCAGGTCCGCATTTCGGCAGCCTGTTCATCCCCCATGGCATCCTCCATCCGAGCGACCTTGACCTTGCTAGATGCACAAATATCCGTCAGGCCGCTGATATGATTTTATTTGATTACTGGCTTGATAATAATGATCGGCATATTTGGACGCAGGATAAGCAAAATTTAATCATTGCAGGAGGGCCTGAGCCAAAGTTATGGATGATCGATCAAGCCAATGTGTTTAACGGACCCCATTGGAACTCTGAAACTCTGCTTAATAAAATGAACAATTACAAGGCTTTTTGGGGAACGCTTTATCAACGCTTCGTCCCTTTTATTGATGGTACCCACCCTTTTCGCGAATCGCTATCCAAGCTGCATTCCTTGACAAGGAACGACTTGTTTCATGCGGCCAGCAATATTCCAGTGGAGTGGGGCGTATCCGGACAGGATGTAATCACCTTGGTAAATTATATGGAACATCGGCGAAATGCTATGAATTCCTTGATTCAGTCCATAATCTATAATTTCCCTGTCTGGTATAAACATTACAAATATCATGGAGGTCAATATGAATAA
- a CDS encoding MFS transporter → MERLWTKSFIFMTAGTLLLFTGFYLLLPALPLFIKELGGDEAQVGMVTGAFMLSAVIFRPIVGVLLDRFGRRPFIVWGLILFALAMYMYDWIGGIAVLIWIRIVHGMSWAVSTTALFTAATDMIPATRRGEGMGWFGTATTLAMAVGPIFGIWFMQHLSYSALFLSAAVLSVVALLLTFGAKIPYQPHKRTARIELFEKSVLPVTAAVFFLTIAYGGITTFVPLLASSVNVNSGTFFLVYAVTLFLFRPIAGKLSDRYGEAFVIIPSLIITMLALIVLSFSTGLFGMLASAVLYGIGFGSAQPTLQAATIRLAHPERRGVANASLLTATDLGIGLGAIVLGWVSQHTSYQILFTVSAASVAFSLLLFIFLVKHLLKNKELRPQNDSALTSETN, encoded by the coding sequence GTGGAGCGTCTTTGGACGAAGTCGTTTATTTTCATGACGGCAGGAACGCTGCTGCTGTTCACTGGATTTTATTTGCTGCTTCCAGCGCTGCCGCTGTTCATCAAAGAGCTGGGCGGCGACGAAGCGCAGGTCGGCATGGTAACAGGGGCGTTTATGTTGTCTGCGGTCATTTTCCGTCCGATCGTCGGCGTGTTGCTGGATCGGTTCGGCAGGCGTCCCTTTATCGTTTGGGGGCTAATTCTTTTCGCCTTGGCGATGTATATGTACGACTGGATCGGCGGCATCGCCGTCTTAATATGGATTCGCATCGTGCACGGGATGAGCTGGGCCGTATCTACAACGGCTCTTTTTACGGCCGCTACGGATATGATTCCCGCTACCCGCCGCGGGGAAGGCATGGGATGGTTTGGAACGGCTACGACCCTGGCAATGGCGGTCGGTCCAATCTTCGGCATCTGGTTTATGCAACATCTCTCATACAGCGCTCTGTTTCTATCCGCCGCGGTTCTCTCCGTCGTAGCGCTGCTCCTTACATTTGGCGCCAAAATCCCGTATCAGCCGCATAAGAGAACTGCAAGGATCGAGCTTTTCGAGAAATCCGTTTTGCCTGTCACGGCTGCCGTCTTTTTCCTGACGATTGCTTATGGGGGCATCACGACCTTTGTTCCGCTGCTTGCCAGCTCAGTCAACGTTAACTCCGGCACATTCTTTCTGGTGTATGCGGTAACGCTGTTTTTATTTCGTCCCATCGCGGGAAAACTATCGGACCGATATGGCGAAGCATTTGTCATTATCCCGTCTCTTATCATTACGATGCTGGCATTGATCGTCCTCAGCTTCTCAACCGGGCTATTCGGCATGCTTGCCTCCGCTGTTCTGTACGGTATCGGTTTTGGCTCTGCGCAGCCCACACTTCAAGCGGCAACGATCCGTCTGGCCCATCCGGAACGGAGAGGGGTAGCCAATGCGTCATTATTGACCGCTACCGATCTTGGCATCGGGCTGGGCGCAATCGTGCTAGGCTGGGTCTCCCAGCATACCAGCTATCAGATATTGTTTACGGTTAGCGCGGCTTCGGTCGCATTCTCCCTGCTGCTGTTCATTTTCTTAGTAAAACACTTGTTGAAAAATAAAGAACTGCGCCCGCAGAACGACAGTGCTCTTACGTCTGAAACGAATTGA